A genomic segment from Capra hircus breed San Clemente chromosome 15, ASM170441v1, whole genome shotgun sequence encodes:
- the LOC102182330 gene encoding LOW QUALITY PROTEIN: olfactory receptor 51B4-like (The sequence of the model RefSeq protein was modified relative to this genomic sequence to represent the inferred CDS: inserted 3 bases in 2 codons) has protein sequence MWSNNSAPPFLLTGFLGLTAVHHWISLPFFIIYLSILSGNGTLLFLIXDEHGLHEPMCYLRAMLAGTDLGMTLTTMPXVLGVLLLDRREIAQSACFTQPDFIHTLAIVESGILPARAYDCFINIRSPVRYSSILIISWVMKIGLRALMRDFVSIVPPILPLYLFPYCHPHVLSHVFCLHQDVMKLTCADITFNHVYPVILVASTFSLDALMILVSYILIFETVMGIASGEERAKALNTCVSHISCVLVFYITVIGLTFMHRFGTHVPHVVHITVSYASFLFPPFMNPLIHSIKTKQIHRSIVCLFPVSSRLA, from the exons ATGTGGTCCAACAACAGTGCGCCTCCCTTCTTGCTGACTGGTTTCCTGGGCTTAACAGCAGTCCACCACTggatctctcttcctttctttatcaTATACCTCTCCATCCTTTCTGGCAATGGCACACTGCTCTTCCTTA TGGATGAACACGGTCTTCATGAGCCCATGTGCTACCTCCGGGCTATGCTGGCAGGTACAGATCTTGGGATGACGCTAACTACAATgcc agtcctgggtgtcctgtTGCTGGATCGGAGGGAAATTGCCCAGAGTGCTTGTTTCACTCAACCCGACTTCATTCACACACTGGCTATTGTAGAGTCAGGTATCTTGCCTGCCAGAGCCTATGACTGTTTCATTAACATCCGTAGCCCTGTGAGGTACAGCTCCATTCTTATCATTTCCTGGGTGATGAAAATAGGACTGCGGGCATTAATGAGGGACTTTGTGTCCATTGTACCCCCAATTCTGCCACTTTATTTGTTCCCATACTGCCATCCCCATGTTCTTTCTCATGTCTTTTGTCTTCACCAAGATGTCATGAAACTCACCTGTGCTGATATTACATTTAATCATGTGTACCCAGTTATTCTGGTTGCTTCGACTTTCTCCCTAGATGCTCTGATGATTCTCGTCTCTTATATCCTAATCTTTGAGACAGTGATGGGCATTGCCTCTGGAGAGGAGCGAGCTAAGGCTCTCAACACATGCGTCTCCCATATCAGCTGTGTCCTGGTCTTTTACATCACTGTGATTGGCCTGACTTTCATGCACAGGTTTGGGACCCATGTGCCACACGTAGTCCACATTACCGTGAGCTAcgcctcctttctctttcctccgtTCATGAATCCTCTGATACACAGCATCAAGACCAAGCAGATTCACAGAAGCATTGTTTGTCTATTTCCTGTGAGCAGTAGGCTTGCTTGA
- the LOC102182057 gene encoding olfactory receptor 51B2-like — protein sequence MWPNTSEAPFLLTGFPGLEAAHHWISIPFFAVYISVLLGNGTLLYLIKADRSLHEPMYYFLAMLAATDLTVTLTTMPTVMGLLWGNHREISPGACFLQAYFIHSLSIVESGILLAMAYDRFIAICTPLRYNSILTNNQMMKIGLGVLMRGFLSLLSPILPLCWFPYCHSHVLSHAFCLHQDVMKLACADITFNRVYPIILVALTFFLDALMIFVSYILILKTVVGIASGEEQGKALNTCVSHITCVLVFYITVIGLTFIHRFGTHVPHVVHVTMSYAYFLFPPFMNPLIYSIKTKQIQRSIVRLFSVHSRA from the coding sequence ATGTGGCCCAACACTAGTGAGGCCCCCTTCTTGCTGACTGGCTTCCCAGGTCTGGAGGCAGCTCATCACTGGATCTCCATCCCCTTCTTCGCAGTCTATATCTCTGTGCTTCTTGGCAATGGCACTCTCCTCTACCTCATCAAGGCTGACCGGAGTCTCCATGAACCGATGTACTATTTCCTTGCCATGCTGGCAGCCACAGATCTGACGGTGACATTAACCACAATGCCAACTGTAATGGGTCTCTTATGGGGCAATCACAGAGAAATAAGCCCTGGAGCCTGCTTTCTGCAGGCCTACTTCATTCACTCGCTTTCCATTGTAGAATCTGGTATCTTGCTTGCCATGGCCTATGACCGTTTCATTGCCATCTGTACCCCTCTGAGGTACAACTCTATCCTTACCAATAATCAAATGATGAAGATAGGTCTCGGAGTACTAATGAGAGGCTTTTTATCCCTTTTGTCTCCAATTCTGCCACTCTGTTGGTTCCCATATTGCCATTCCCATGTTCTTTCCCATGCCTTTTGCCTCCACCAAGATGTCATGAAACTTGCCTGTGCTGATATTACATTTAATCGTGTGTACCCAATTATTCTGGTTGCTTTGACTTTCTTCCTAGATGCTCTAATGATCTTTGTCTCTTATATCCTAATCCTTAAGACAGTGGTGGGCATTGCCTCTGGGGAGGAGCAAGGTAAGGCTCTTAACACCTGTGTGTCCCATATCACCTGTGTCCTAGTCTTTTATATCACTGTGATTGGTCTGACTTTCATCCACAGGTTTGGGACACATGTACCGCATGTGGTCCATGTTACCATGAGCTACGCCTACTTTCTCTTTCCTCCGTTCATGAATCCCCTAATATACAGCATCAAGACCAAGCAGATTCAGAGAAGCATTGTTCGCCTATTTTCTGTGCACAGTAGGGCTTGa